From Vagococcus jeotgali, one genomic window encodes:
- the cbpB gene encoding cyclic-di-AMP-binding protein CbpB, with product MIGNTVKKMLLENESDFLIVADNVATLSEDNTLEHALLVLTNIGYSRIPVLNKQGQLMGQISLDQVVSQMFDIESLNPEKLDSMTVGEVMDRQACSIQMPFNIEKILNQLVDFNFVPVVDKQDVFLGIVTRKEILKSVNYLAHELESQYELVELFEQD from the coding sequence ATGATTGGAAATACAGTCAAGAAGATGTTATTAGAAAATGAATCGGATTTTTTAATTGTGGCAGATAATGTGGCTACCTTATCAGAAGACAATACTTTAGAACATGCTTTACTTGTTTTAACCAATATTGGATATAGTCGTATTCCGGTTTTAAATAAACAAGGTCAACTTATGGGACAAATTTCACTAGATCAAGTGGTTTCACAAATGTTTGATATTGAGAGTTTAAATCCTGAAAAGTTAGATAGTATGACAGTTGGTGAAGTCATGGATAGACAAGCATGTTCAATTCAAATGCCTTTTAATATTGAAAAAATATTAAACCAACTAGTTGATTTCAACTTTGTACCAGTGGTGGATAAGCAAGATGTTTTCTTAGGAATTGTGACAAGAAAAGAAATATTAAAATCAGTTAATTATCTAGCCCATGAATTAGAATCTCAGTATGAATTAGTAGAGCTTTTCGAGCAAGATTAA
- a CDS encoding N-acetyldiaminopimelate deacetylase has translation MVEVSPMLLKQIRRDLHQIPEIGLKEIKTQQYLLDYLNTLPQDNLEIKTDNTAILVRIKGSNPTKTIGYRTDIDALPITEATGLDFTSVHQDVMHACGHDFHMTIALGIITELIQCDLTDDILFFFQPAEENMSGAKIYTDNGFLDLKQVDEFYGLHVHPGLEVGDIATSKSTLFAGACRFNVTFIGKESHAAFPHEGNDMIVAATSFIQQAQSILSRSIDPMESAVITFGEIHGGVADNVVAGCVNTTGTIRTLTHETNDLVLNRFKEITLGTELTYNCEIVLELDQMGYVPVVNDEKLATEFIEFFNQSNELNCLEVDPVMTAEDFGYILREVPGVMFWLGVDSEYGLHHAKFNPKEEALHLVVSEMSEFLKNRGNS, from the coding sequence ATGGTAGAAGTATCACCTATGTTACTTAAGCAAATCAGACGTGATTTGCACCAAATACCTGAGATTGGTTTAAAAGAAATTAAAACGCAACAATATTTATTAGATTATTTAAACACCTTACCTCAAGATAATTTAGAGATTAAAACAGATAACACAGCTATTTTAGTTAGAATTAAGGGCAGTAATCCAACTAAAACAATCGGTTATAGAACGGACATAGATGCTCTTCCCATTACTGAGGCAACTGGCCTTGATTTTACATCAGTACACCAAGATGTGATGCATGCGTGTGGGCATGATTTTCATATGACGATTGCTTTAGGCATAATAACTGAGTTAATTCAATGTGATTTAACAGATGATATACTATTTTTCTTCCAACCTGCTGAAGAAAATATGAGTGGGGCGAAAATTTATACAGACAATGGTTTTCTTGATTTAAAGCAAGTTGATGAGTTTTATGGCCTACATGTTCATCCTGGATTAGAAGTAGGAGATATTGCGACGTCAAAATCAACCCTTTTTGCAGGAGCTTGTCGGTTTAATGTAACATTTATAGGAAAAGAAAGTCATGCAGCCTTTCCTCATGAGGGTAATGATATGATTGTTGCAGCAACTAGTTTTATTCAGCAAGCCCAAAGCATATTAAGTCGAAGTATCGATCCTATGGAAAGTGCTGTGATTACTTTTGGTGAAATTCATGGTGGTGTGGCAGATAATGTTGTAGCAGGGTGCGTTAATACAACTGGAACAATTAGAACACTAACACATGAAACAAACGACTTAGTTTTAAATCGTTTTAAAGAGATTACTCTTGGTACCGAGCTCACGTATAATTGTGAGATTGTACTTGAGCTTGATCAAATGGGTTATGTACCAGTAGTGAATGATGAAAAACTAGCGACAGAATTCATTGAGTTCTTCAACCAATCAAATGAGTTAAATTGTTTAGAAGTTGATCCAGTTATGACTGCAGAGGATTTTGGTTATATTTTAAGAGAAGTACCTGGTGTCATGTTTTGGTTAGGTGTGGATAGTGAATATGGTTTACATCATGCTAAATTTAATCCAAAAGAAGAGGCACTACATTTAGTTGTATCTGAGATGTCAGAATTTTTAAAAAATAGAGGCAACTCATAA
- a CDS encoding VanZ family protein, with protein sequence MVILMSLGALLVYLWWYRDTVTTAYCFCSAFFISYITLLLGEVVGFPSISEFRRVSETGQSLFNPDILWIPFDQGVDMSTFLNILAFIPLGLLLTIMWETFNYFAPILILGVLFSLIIEAGQLFTLYRYSDINDVIMNTIGVLIG encoded by the coding sequence ATGGTAATTTTAATGAGTTTAGGGGCATTACTAGTTTATCTATGGTGGTACAGGGATACTGTTACAACAGCTTATTGTTTTTGTAGTGCTTTCTTTATTAGTTATATCACTCTTCTACTTGGTGAAGTTGTTGGTTTTCCTTCGATTAGTGAATTTAGGCGCGTAAGCGAGACTGGTCAGTCACTCTTTAATCCAGATATTTTATGGATACCGTTCGATCAAGGTGTAGATATGTCTACATTTTTAAATATTTTGGCCTTTATTCCCTTAGGTCTATTGTTAACGATTATGTGGGAAACCTTCAATTACTTTGCTCCTATTCTTATTTTGGGTGTATTATTTTCACTGATTATCGAAGCTGGACAACTATTTACTTTATACAGATATAGTGATATTAATGATGTCATTATGAATACAATAGGTGTCTTAATTGGTTAG
- a CDS encoding NAD(P)/FAD-dependent oxidoreductase — MTIDVIVIGGGTSGMMAAVSAAESGANVLIIDKNKMLGKKLRLTGGGRCNVTNNRPPEDIISFIPGNGKFLYSTFSQFNNYNIMEFFEGQGVHLKEEDHGRMFPVANSSKAIVNGLAQRLNELGVELKMKTTVKTILTDNGQVTGVKTDTSEVIQAPCVILATGGKTFQYTGSTGDGYKLAKKLGHSVTPLFATESPLLSQDTFIQSKELQGLSLRDIGLSVLDDKDKVVVTHEMDALFTHFGISGPAALRCSMFVNQQLDKGARDVSMSLDLFPNKEEDKLKQEILNIQQTESSKSIKNALRKLIPERYLEFLLNRVKIDNQLPFKQVTETQIEQLTHELKDMRFTVYKTYPIDKSFVTGGGISLKEINPKSMESKLVSGLFFVGELLDINGYTGGYNITAAFCTGFVAGKHAAEISSYFKY; from the coding sequence ATGACTATAGATGTAATCGTCATTGGCGGGGGAACAAGTGGTATGATGGCTGCTGTTTCAGCTGCTGAGAGTGGCGCTAATGTCTTAATTATTGATAAAAATAAAATGTTAGGTAAAAAATTACGCTTAACAGGCGGTGGTAGATGTAATGTCACAAATAATCGTCCACCAGAAGATATTATTTCCTTTATTCCAGGAAATGGAAAATTTTTATATAGCACGTTTTCCCAATTCAATAATTATAATATTATGGAATTTTTCGAAGGACAAGGTGTTCATTTAAAAGAAGAAGACCACGGGAGAATGTTTCCTGTTGCCAACTCGTCAAAAGCCATTGTTAATGGTTTAGCACAGAGGTTAAATGAATTAGGTGTTGAATTGAAAATGAAAACTACTGTTAAAACAATTCTAACTGATAACGGACAAGTTACCGGTGTCAAAACAGATACCAGTGAAGTAATCCAGGCACCTTGTGTCATTTTAGCAACTGGTGGTAAAACATTCCAATATACTGGTTCTACTGGTGATGGGTATAAATTAGCTAAAAAACTTGGGCATAGTGTGACACCTTTATTTGCAACAGAATCTCCTTTACTTAGCCAAGATACTTTTATTCAAAGTAAAGAGTTACAAGGACTTTCTTTACGTGATATTGGACTTAGTGTTCTAGATGACAAAGATAAAGTGGTTGTGACTCACGAAATGGATGCTCTGTTCACTCATTTTGGTATCTCAGGTCCAGCTGCTCTTCGTTGTAGTATGTTTGTTAATCAACAACTAGATAAGGGAGCTAGAGATGTGAGTATGTCTTTAGATTTATTCCCTAATAAGGAAGAAGATAAGTTAAAACAAGAGATATTAAATATCCAACAAACAGAAAGTAGCAAATCAATTAAGAACGCCTTGAGAAAATTAATTCCTGAGAGATATTTAGAATTTTTATTAAACCGAGTTAAAATAGATAACCAATTACCATTTAAACAAGTCACAGAAACTCAAATTGAACAACTAACTCACGAGTTAAAGGATATGCGTTTTACTGTTTATAAAACTTATCCCATAGATAAGTCTTTTGTTACAGGCGGTGGTATCTCTCTAAAAGAAATTAATCCAAAATCAATGGAGAGTAAGTTAGTCAGTGGTTTATTCTTTGTCGGTGAATTACTAGATATTAATGGTTACACAGGAGGTTATAACATTACAGCAGCCTTTTGTACTGGATTTGTAGCAGGTAAACACGCTGCAGAAATTTCAAGCTACTTTAAATACTAA
- the gdhA gene encoding NADP-specific glutamate dehydrogenase — translation MLTKDYLTNLFRDVETKYAYQVEFIQAIEEFFNAIQPFLEKNPIYVEKDLLRQLIIPERLIEFRVPWMDDSGKWCVNTGYRVQYNSALGPYKGGLRFHPTVNQSIMKFLAFEQIFKNSLTDLGIGGGKGGSDFDPKGKSDAEIMRFCQSFMQELQKYIGPSEDIPAGDIGVSSREIGYLFGEYKRLNNYQSGTITGKPLLLGGSLARTEATGYGVVYFVNHLLESRGDSLKDKRVIVSGSGNVAIYAIKKAQELGAMVLGCSDSSGYVIDPDGIDVDLLQDIKEVKRERLSEYVKVRTQASYTSEKFIWEEVTEYDIALPCATQNEIGELEAKQLIDNGVSIVAEGANMPVNLKALELLMENNIIYCPGKAANAGGVAVSALEMAQNAGRLSWTFEQVDIELNHIMKQIFDTCQTTAKTYSYENDFVTGANIAGFERVAKAMLIQGLV, via the coding sequence ATGTTAACGAAGGATTATTTAACAAATTTATTTAGAGATGTGGAAACAAAGTATGCTTATCAAGTAGAATTTATCCAAGCTATTGAAGAATTTTTTAATGCGATCCAGCCTTTTTTAGAAAAAAATCCTATTTATGTGGAAAAAGATTTATTACGTCAATTGATTATTCCTGAAAGATTGATTGAATTTCGTGTGCCGTGGATGGATGATTCTGGTAAGTGGTGTGTTAACACAGGTTACCGTGTACAATATAACTCGGCTCTTGGACCATATAAAGGTGGTCTGCGTTTCCACCCCACGGTTAATCAGAGTATCATGAAGTTTTTAGCCTTTGAACAAATTTTTAAAAATAGTCTGACTGATCTAGGTATTGGAGGAGGAAAAGGAGGCAGTGACTTTGATCCAAAAGGCAAATCTGATGCGGAAATCATGCGTTTTTGTCAAAGTTTTATGCAAGAGTTACAAAAATACATAGGTCCAAGTGAGGACATTCCAGCAGGAGATATTGGAGTAAGTAGTAGAGAAATTGGTTATTTATTTGGCGAGTATAAACGTTTAAATAATTATCAGTCTGGTACGATTACTGGAAAACCATTACTACTTGGTGGTAGTCTAGCCAGGACAGAAGCAACAGGATATGGTGTGGTTTATTTTGTTAATCATCTTCTTGAATCAAGAGGGGATAGTTTAAAAGACAAACGAGTCATTGTTTCTGGTAGTGGAAATGTCGCGATTTATGCGATAAAAAAAGCTCAAGAATTAGGTGCTATGGTTTTAGGTTGTTCTGATTCATCAGGTTATGTCATTGATCCAGACGGTATTGATGTTGATTTGCTACAAGATATTAAAGAAGTCAAACGGGAAAGACTAAGTGAGTATGTTAAAGTAAGGACACAAGCTAGCTACACGTCTGAAAAATTTATTTGGGAAGAGGTTACTGAGTATGATATTGCACTTCCTTGTGCCACGCAAAATGAAATTGGTGAATTAGAGGCCAAGCAATTGATTGATAATGGTGTATCAATCGTGGCAGAAGGGGCTAATATGCCAGTTAATTTGAAGGCTTTAGAGCTATTAATGGAAAATAATATTATTTATTGTCCTGGAAAAGCAGCTAATGCAGGAGGTGTGGCAGTATCTGCTTTAGAGATGGCTCAAAATGCAGGGAGATTGTCTTGGACTTTTGAGCAGGTAGACATAGAATTAAATCACATTATGAAACAGATTTTTGATACTTGCCAAACAACAGCTAAAACTTATTCTTATGAAAATGATTTCGTAACAGGAGCTAATATAGCAGGTTTTGAACGGGTAGCAAAAGCGATGCTAATTCAAGGATTAGTTTAA